The DNA sequence CAGAGAATTTGCCCGTTCGGCAAATGCCGTGCTTGAAGATCGTGTAAGAAATTCTCCCTCAGGCCGCAATGAACAGAAATGGCTGCCGGGTTGGAAAAAAAGGGTTAATTCGTATATTAAGCAGGAGGAGGCAATATGTTTACAAGAATGATTTTGCCTGTTTTGTTTGTATTTACCTTAGTTGGATGTGCTACAAACCCGAAGAAGCAGATCACGCAGTCACAGCCGGTAGCGCAAGAATCATATTCCCAGGATTACGACTATGATGATGCCTGGTCATCTGACAGCTATGAAAAGCCGGCAAAGAAAACTTATCCTGAAGCCGCAATACAATTAAGCCCAAAGCAGATTCAGCGGGCATTAAAGAGCGCGGGTTTCTACCAAGGGCCTATTGACGGCAAGATCGGGTCAAAGACTAAAGAGGCCATTATTAAATTTCAGAAAGCAAAAGGCCTTAAGGCTGACGGAATCGTCGGTAAAAGGACGTCTGCGCAATTGAGTAAATATTTATCCCGATAAAAAATGAAAGCAAAGAAAATATTTCTTTTTATAGCAGTGATTTTCTTTTTAAGCTTTGGGGCATATTTTGGCCAGCAGTATTATGCAAAATTCCAAAAAGGCAAACAAGAGTATTTTCTCTATGAAACACAAAAATCTGCATGGCAGGAATTACAGCAACGCGTCAAGGCTGAAATAAGCCAGTTTAAGGGTGATGCCGGGGTAGTTATCAAAGACTTAGAAACCGGTTGGGAATTTTCGTATCAGAAGGCTAAGATGTTTCCCTCCGCGAGCCTGGCTAAGGTTCCCCTTATGGCAACGTGTTTTCTTGCGGTTGACCAAGGGAGATTTAAACTTAAGCGTAATATCGCGCTTAAATCAGCCGATAAACTTACGGGATCCGGGGTCTTGAAAGATATGCCTGCAGGTGCCATCTTTACTGTAGAGAGGCTCATCGGCCTTATGATTTATGACAGCGATAATACCGCTGCTAATATCCTTACAAACCTAATTGGCATTGATTACCTGAATAACGCGTTTAAGGATTTTGGGCTAAAGAATACGGATTTATCCAGAAAGATCGCCGATTACCAATCGCGGGATGAAGGTATTGAGAATTACACAACAGCTGAAGATATGGCTTTATTATTAGAAAAAATGTACCGCAGGGTCATCGGGAATAAAAACGTTTCGGATCAGTGCATAAATGTATTGAAATTGACACGTATGAATGACCGTATTCCTAAGTATTTACCACCCGAGATAACCGTTGCGCATAAGACCGGCCTTGAGCGAGGCGTCTGCCATGATGCGGGCATAGTATTTACCCGTAAAGGCGATTTTATTATTGCGGTGTTGACAAAGCATCTAAATTCAAACAGCGCGCCTTCCAAAGAGTTTATCGCAAAGGTTTCATTATACGCTTATAAATATTTTGAGCAGTTACCGTAAATGGAGGTAATGATGAAAACAAAATTTGCGCTGGTAGTATTTGCCATAGCGGCATTTTCATCATCGGGCTGCGCCTTCATTGAGAAAGCCCGCAGGGCGATGAGCTGGAAGCGGAAAATGCTAATTTAAGGTACAGGGTAACTCAACTACAGAAAGAAAAAACAAAAGAAGTGCAAAAGGTGTCCGGAGAAAAGGATAAAGAGCTTTCAGAGCTCGAACGGGCAAAAAGGGAGCTTGAGGAATCCTTAAAGAAAGAAATCGGGGATTACAAAGCAAAGCTCTAGATGACCGGGCGGGGGCCGGTGATAACTTTCTTATCGGAAGTATTTTTTGACTCCGGCAAGGACATAATAAAAGCTGATGGTAAACTTTCGCTTGATAAGGTCGCGGAGGTCTTAAACCGCGATATGCCTAATTCCCAGGTAGCGGTAGAAGGGCATACCGATAATGACCCGATAAAATATTCCGGTTGGAAGTCAAACTGGGAGCTTTCTTCTGGCCGCGCCTTGGCAGTCGTGCATTATCTTATCGGCGAATGTAAGGTTGTGCCGCAGAGATTATCCGCAAACGGCTATGGCGAATATCACCCGGTAGCGCCTAATGATACGCCGCAGGATAAACAGAAAAACAGGCGGGTAGAAATCGTTATTCTGCCTTCTCAAGTAAGCAAGGTGAAGGCGCGCTAAAAAAGGAGAGGGGTAATATGTATGCGCAAGCCCAAATAGTTTTGAATTACATAGTTTTCGGCAATACTATTTTCAGGTATTTGGTTGCTGCTTTTATATTTGCAGCCGGTATGCTAACTATCAAATTAATCATCCGCAAAGCCATACAGCGCTTAAAAAAGCTTGCCGAAAGAACAACCTCTACATTCGATAATTTTTTGGTTAATTTGCTGGAAACTATTATATTGCCTTTATTGCATTTGGTGGCTGTATATCTTACGCTAAAGACCTTGGTCTTCCCCGAACTTTGGGAAAAAGCGTTTAATTATATTATTTTAGGGGTGGTTGTTTTTTTTGCGGTAAGAACAGCGATTGCGTTCATCGGTTATGGATTTAAAGCGTACCTGAAGAAACAAGGCCAAGATGCCGCATTAGAAAAAAGTCTTTCGGGAATAATGGCCGTGGTGAAGCTGGTTGTCTGGGCCGGCGCGGCTATCTTCTTTTTGGATAATCTCGGATTTAAGGTTTCTGCGGTGATTACCGGGTTAGGCATAGGCGGCGTTGCTGTTGCGCTTGCTGCGCAAACTGTCCTTAAGGACCTCTTCAGTTATTTTTGCATCCTTTTTGACCATCCCTTCAAAGTCGGGGACTTTGTTATTATAGGCGATTTTATGGGCACTATCGAGCACATCGGGATAAAGACCACGCGCATACGTAGCTTAGGAGGGGAGATGCTGATTTTTTCCAATTCCGATCTTACCGATTCGCGCCTGCGCAATTACAAATTAATGGAAAAGCGCCGTGTGGTATTTAAAATAGGAGTGGTGTACCAAACGCCGCTTAGGCAGTTAAAGGAAATACCGGAAATGATCAAAGGCATTATTGCCAGCATTGACGATACGTTTTTTGACCGGGCGCATTTTCTTTCTTTCGGCGATTACAGCCTTATATTTGAAATCGTGTATTACGTTATCGGCGGCGATTATAACAAATATATGGATACCCAGCAGCAGATTAATTTTGCCCTAACAGAGGAATTTGAAAAACGGGGCATAGAATTTGCTTATCCTACGCAAACGCTGTATACGTATAAAGCATCCTGATGGCCTAATGTATACGGGGCTGCCGATTTGAGATAAAAAAAGATGAATAAACAAGACTTAGATAAAAGAAAGATTGCATATTTTACTATGGAGATAGGCCTTGATTCTAAAATGCCCACCTATAGCGGCGGATTAGGGGTTCTGGCAGGAGATACTATAAAATCCTGCGCGGATTTAGGCGTGCCGCTTATCGCCGTAACCCTGCTTAACGAAAAAGGTTATTTTGCGCAAAAACTGGACGCAGAAGGCGCCCAAGCAGAGGTTCCTGTGGACTGGCCGAAAGAGGAGTTTTTAACTCTTTTACCGGCACAAGTAAGCGTAAATATTGAAACAAGAGAAGTGAAAATCCGGATTTGGGAATATATAGTGAAGGGGATTACCGGCACCACCGTGCCTGTTTATTTTCTGGATACTAACTTACTGGAAAATGCCGGATACGACCGCACCCTCACCAGTTTTCTTTACGGAGGCGACCAGCGGTATCGCCTTTGCCAGGAAATAATCCTTGGCATAGGGGGCGTGAGGGCAATCGAAGCCATTGGCTATCAAAATATCGGAAAATACCATATGAACGAAGGCCATGCCAGCCTCTTGGCTCTGGAATTATTAGAGAGGACAAAAAAAGACGGCGAAGAAGACATTTATAAGAAATATGACCTTGAGTCTGTAAGAAATAAATGCATCTTCACCACGCATACTCCTGTAGCTGCCGGGCATGACCGTTTTCCTCTTGATTTTGTAAAAAGAGCCTTGCGCAGCAACTTGCCTTTTGAAATGCCTGGTATATTTATCCGGGATAATGAAATGAATATGACCCTGATTGCTTTGAATTTGAGTAAATATGTTAATGGAGTAGCCAAGAAACATGGCGAGGTTACCCGAGAGATGTTTCCCGGTTATACCATAGATTCTATTACCAACGGCATTCATTTGTTAACCTGGGTGGCTACTGCGTTCAAAAGGCTTTACGATAAATATATTCCCGGCTGGCAATCAGATTATTTTTCCTTGCGTTACGCCCTGAGTATCCCCAAAGAGGAAATATTACAGGCGCACAGGGAGGCAAAGAGAGAACTCATTGATTATGTAAATAGCCAAACAGGCATTGGGATGGACTATGATACCTTTACTATAGGTTTTGCCCGGCGCGCTACGCCTTACAAGAGGGCCGGTCTTTTATTAAGCGATATAAAGCGGTTGGTTGAGATTAATGATAAAGTAGGCAGGATACAAATCATTTATGCGGGCAAGGCGCATCCTAAGGATGGCGGAGGAAAAGAGTTGATAAAAAATATATTTTCAAGGATTAAAGAATTAAGCCCGGAAATTAAAATTGCATACTTAGAGAATTACGATATGGCGCAAGGAAGATTAATCACCAGCGGCGTTGACCTCTGGCTGAATAATCCCCTTCCGCCGCAGGAGGCCTCCGGAACCAGCGGGATGAAGGCCTGCCTTAACGGCGTGCCGAATTTAAGTATTTTAGACGGATGGTGGATAGAAGGGTGTATTGAAAACGTCACCGGCTGGGCAATCGGCTCGGCACAAAAGCAGAATACGGATAGCGCTCAAGATGCTGATGATTTATATCAGAAATTAGAAAAAGTGATTATTCCGATGTTCTACAAAGAGAAAGATAAATGGCTTGGAGTTATGCGCCACGCCATAGCGCTGAATGCTTCATTTTTTAATACTCAAAGAATGGTTCAGGAGTATGTCTTAAATGCTTATTTATAAGTAAGCCAGGCGATATGAAGGGATTCTATGGTTAAGACCAAAATAATCTGTACGCTCGGCCCGGCATCATCAAATGAGGCTATGATTAGGAAAATGATGCTTGCTGGTATGGATGTTGCCCGCTTGAACTTCTCGCACGGTAAACCGCATGATCTGCTTCATAGAATAGGCCTCGTCCGGCTTTTAAACGCGAAATACCGCAGGCGCATAAAGCTTCTCGGTGATCTTCAAGGGCATCGCATAAGAGTAGGCGGACGTATTGCTCCTGTTTTGCTTAAAAAAAGCCGGATAGTATGGCTTACCCAGCAAAATATAAAAGGATCGCATGAAATAATACCTTTTGATTATCATGGCCCGCTACGCAGCATTAAGAATGGCCACCAGATATTTATAGACGACGGAAATATCGCCTTAGAAGTAATTGGCAGGTTTAAAAACAGACTTAAAGCCAAGGTAATAGCCGGCGGCCTGCTGAAAGAGCATAAGGGTGTAAATATCCCGGAGGCAAGGCTTGAATTTGGCGGGATAAGCCGGAAGGATATACAGGATATATTATTCTGTGAAGAGCGCGGCGTGGAATATATCGCGCAGTCATTTGTGCGTACTAAGAATGACATTTCGGATGTAAGAAAATTGCTTAAGCCGGGTTCAAAATGTCAGATTATCGCTAAAATAGAGAACAGAGAAGGCATAAAAAATATCGATGAAATAATCAAGGCTTCGGATGGCATTATGATAGCGCGCGGGGATATGGGGGTATCACTGCCTATCTACGAAATACCTATCGTTCAAAAGATGATCATAAAAAAATGCAACCGCGCGGGGAAATTTGTCATTACCGCTACGCAGATGCTTGAGAGCATGACTGAGAACCTCAGGCCTACCCGCGCTGAGGTAACGGATGTCGCCAATGCCATAATAGACGGCACTGATTTTGTTATGCTTTCGGCGGAATCGGCCGTGGGCAAATACCCGCTTGAAACAATAGTTATGATGAACAATATTATAAAGTTCACGGAAAGAAATTTAAATAATTTATAATAAGAAATAGCATATGGTTAATGAGGCTCTGGACATTACTAAAGAAATCTGGCATTCGTTGGCTGCTGATGAAGTTATCAAGCGGCTTGAAGTAGATATTTCTACCGGCCTATCCTCGGATGAGGTCAAGAAACGCAGGGATCGCTTTGGTTTAAATCAAATTACTCCCAAAAAAGGCACGCCCCTGTGGCTGCGTTTCTTGTTGCAATTTCATCAGCCCCTCATATATATTCTTCTGGTGGCGACGGCGACCACGCTATTCTTAAAAGAATGGGTTGACGCTTCGGTAATTTTCGGCGTCGTTCTTATTAATGCCATCGTTGGCTTTCTACAGGAGGCCAAGGCCTTAAAGGCCCTTGAGGCTCTTTCTCGCTCAATGACCTCTTCCGTTTCCGTATTAAGAGACGGTAAGGAACAGCAAATTTCATCTATTGAATTGGTTCCCGGGGACGTGGTTATGATTGCCTCTGGCGACAAGATTACAGCTGATATGCGCCTTATTTATAGCCGAGACCTGCAAACTAACGAATCGCCTCTTACGGGAGAGTCTGTCCCGGTTGAGAAGCAAATTAAGCCCCTAGATGAGAAAACCGTGTTAGCAGATAGATTAAATATGCTTTACGCCTCTATTTTTGTTACCTATGGCAGGGGGAAGGCTGTCGTTGCTGCCACAGGAGACGCAACTGAGGTCGGACGAATCTCAGAGTTAATCACTACGGCTGAGGATTTAGAAACGCCCCTTACAATTAAAATAGCCCACTTTAGCCGTTACCTTTTATTCGTTATCATG is a window from the Candidatus Omnitrophota bacterium genome containing:
- a CDS encoding peptidoglycan-binding domain-containing protein; the protein is MFTRMILPVLFVFTLVGCATNPKKQITQSQPVAQESYSQDYDYDDAWSSDSYEKPAKKTYPEAAIQLSPKQIQRALKSAGFYQGPIDGKIGSKTKEAIIKFQKAKGLKADGIVGKRTSAQLSKYLSR
- a CDS encoding class A beta-lactamase-related serine hydrolase, with amino-acid sequence MKAKKIFLFIAVIFFLSFGAYFGQQYYAKFQKGKQEYFLYETQKSAWQELQQRVKAEISQFKGDAGVVIKDLETGWEFSYQKAKMFPSASLAKVPLMATCFLAVDQGRFKLKRNIALKSADKLTGSGVLKDMPAGAIFTVERLIGLMIYDSDNTAANILTNLIGIDYLNNAFKDFGLKNTDLSRKIADYQSRDEGIENYTTAEDMALLLEKMYRRVIGNKNVSDQCINVLKLTRMNDRIPKYLPPEITVAHKTGLERGVCHDAGIVFTRKGDFIIAVLTKHLNSNSAPSKEFIAKVSLYAYKYFEQLP
- a CDS encoding OmpA family protein codes for the protein MITFLSEVFFDSGKDIIKADGKLSLDKVAEVLNRDMPNSQVAVEGHTDNDPIKYSGWKSNWELSSGRALAVVHYLIGECKVVPQRLSANGYGEYHPVAPNDTPQDKQKNRRVEIVILPSQVSKVKAR
- a CDS encoding mechanosensitive ion channel family protein; the protein is MYAQAQIVLNYIVFGNTIFRYLVAAFIFAAGMLTIKLIIRKAIQRLKKLAERTTSTFDNFLVNLLETIILPLLHLVAVYLTLKTLVFPELWEKAFNYIILGVVVFFAVRTAIAFIGYGFKAYLKKQGQDAALEKSLSGIMAVVKLVVWAGAAIFFLDNLGFKVSAVITGLGIGGVAVALAAQTVLKDLFSYFCILFDHPFKVGDFVIIGDFMGTIEHIGIKTTRIRSLGGEMLIFSNSDLTDSRLRNYKLMEKRRVVFKIGVVYQTPLRQLKEIPEMIKGIIASIDDTFFDRAHFLSFGDYSLIFEIVYYVIGGDYNKYMDTQQQINFALTEEFEKRGIEFAYPTQTLYTYKAS
- the glgP gene encoding alpha-glucan family phosphorylase, translated to MNKQDLDKRKIAYFTMEIGLDSKMPTYSGGLGVLAGDTIKSCADLGVPLIAVTLLNEKGYFAQKLDAEGAQAEVPVDWPKEEFLTLLPAQVSVNIETREVKIRIWEYIVKGITGTTVPVYFLDTNLLENAGYDRTLTSFLYGGDQRYRLCQEIILGIGGVRAIEAIGYQNIGKYHMNEGHASLLALELLERTKKDGEEDIYKKYDLESVRNKCIFTTHTPVAAGHDRFPLDFVKRALRSNLPFEMPGIFIRDNEMNMTLIALNLSKYVNGVAKKHGEVTREMFPGYTIDSITNGIHLLTWVATAFKRLYDKYIPGWQSDYFSLRYALSIPKEEILQAHREAKRELIDYVNSQTGIGMDYDTFTIGFARRATPYKRAGLLLSDIKRLVEINDKVGRIQIIYAGKAHPKDGGGKELIKNIFSRIKELSPEIKIAYLENYDMAQGRLITSGVDLWLNNPLPPQEASGTSGMKACLNGVPNLSILDGWWIEGCIENVTGWAIGSAQKQNTDSAQDADDLYQKLEKVIIPMFYKEKDKWLGVMRHAIALNASFFNTQRMVQEYVLNAYL
- the pyk gene encoding pyruvate kinase, which codes for MVKTKIICTLGPASSNEAMIRKMMLAGMDVARLNFSHGKPHDLLHRIGLVRLLNAKYRRRIKLLGDLQGHRIRVGGRIAPVLLKKSRIVWLTQQNIKGSHEIIPFDYHGPLRSIKNGHQIFIDDGNIALEVIGRFKNRLKAKVIAGGLLKEHKGVNIPEARLEFGGISRKDIQDILFCEERGVEYIAQSFVRTKNDISDVRKLLKPGSKCQIIAKIENREGIKNIDEIIKASDGIMIARGDMGVSLPIYEIPIVQKMIIKKCNRAGKFVITATQMLESMTENLRPTRAEVTDVANAIIDGTDFVMLSAESAVGKYPLETIVMMNNIIKFTERNLNNL